A genome region from Nocardia sp. NBC_01730 includes the following:
- a CDS encoding WXG100 family type VII secretion target — protein sequence MAGSLSADNALIGQKAKEFQEQHNNLMLAIRQLKTDEDNVTNGANWQGQARDAFNAFMERYYFQADKLNDKLMETSEKLIKAGSTYEDQDTDFAQQVQAQVSSLELPPV from the coding sequence ATGGCAGGGTCTCTCTCAGCGGATAATGCACTCATCGGGCAGAAGGCGAAAGAGTTTCAGGAGCAGCACAACAACCTGATGCTCGCCATCCGACAGCTGAAGACGGATGAGGACAACGTGACGAACGGCGCCAACTGGCAGGGCCAGGCGCGCGACGCGTTCAACGCTTTTATGGAGCGTTACTACTTCCAGGCGGACAAGCTCAACGACAAGCTGATGGAGACGTCGGAGAAGCTCATCAAGGCCGGATCGACGTACGAGGACCAGGACACCGACTTCGCCCAGCAGGTGCAGGCTCAGGTCTCCAGCCTGGAACTTCCTCCGGTCTAA
- a CDS encoding DUF7373 family lipoprotein has protein sequence MRIRSLTCAALIACVFATSACGGDTTEQADVQRVDVTKLDSGSYPTAPIDIERFRTDQSGAAREAIRIGAATPLVSDIDNRYIYQNPYRTHATTPKSPPSLKAVDRSEFDAVAPGLVTGWYTQGQRRKEFGIGSEVLIYVLRFSDESHASAAVKELIERVPGDSISIPGYPAARARHNAHTEFGTNFLSTGLAHGEMALLVQINDPISRPFAPGPPADLTGRSFDKLIDMLRQYTPTPIDKISALPLDVDGMLSRTVPLDDNNKPVDGSDPSGVYPAQALLHSEQDPNSARSAYADAGVDYAAAVGAVVLRAKDSAGTTRLLAAISAPVSAEYDKLDSPANLPEAKCFKPKKGPSKSPLDKPVCYFAFDRYVAQVSSNNVQDLQQKTAAQYKLLAYGR, from the coding sequence ATGCGGATACGAAGCCTGACGTGCGCGGCGCTCATCGCGTGTGTCTTCGCGACCAGCGCCTGCGGGGGTGACACCACCGAGCAGGCCGACGTCCAGCGAGTCGATGTCACGAAATTGGATTCGGGCAGCTACCCGACGGCGCCGATCGACATCGAGCGGTTCAGGACCGACCAATCCGGAGCCGCGCGCGAAGCGATACGCATCGGTGCCGCAACACCACTCGTGTCGGACATCGACAACCGATACATCTACCAAAATCCATACCGCACGCACGCGACCACTCCGAAGTCGCCGCCCTCGCTGAAAGCGGTGGACCGCAGTGAATTCGATGCGGTCGCGCCCGGCCTGGTGACGGGGTGGTACACGCAAGGACAACGGAGGAAAGAATTCGGCATCGGCAGCGAGGTGCTCATCTACGTTCTCCGCTTCTCCGATGAAAGCCACGCCTCCGCGGCGGTCAAGGAGCTCATCGAGCGTGTTCCGGGTGACAGCATCTCCATTCCCGGCTATCCGGCGGCCAGAGCCAGGCACAATGCCCACACCGAGTTCGGCACCAATTTTCTGAGCACCGGGCTCGCGCACGGCGAGATGGCGCTGCTGGTCCAGATCAACGACCCGATCAGCCGCCCCTTCGCTCCCGGCCCTCCCGCCGATCTCACCGGGCGCTCGTTCGACAAGCTCATCGACATGCTCCGGCAGTACACACCGACACCGATCGACAAGATATCCGCACTACCGCTCGACGTGGACGGGATGCTCAGCCGGACAGTGCCGCTCGACGACAACAACAAGCCGGTCGACGGTTCCGACCCGTCGGGGGTGTATCCGGCGCAGGCACTGCTGCATTCGGAGCAGGACCCGAATTCGGCGCGCTCCGCGTACGCGGACGCCGGTGTCGACTATGCCGCGGCCGTCGGAGCGGTGGTCCTGCGGGCCAAGGATTCGGCGGGCACGACCCGGCTGCTGGCCGCGATCTCGGCACCGGTCTCGGCCGAGTACGACAAGTTGGACAGTCCGGCGAACCTGCCGGAAGCCAAATGCTTCAAGCCGAAAAAAGGACCGAGCAAGTCACCGTTGGACAAGCCGGTGTGCTACTTCGCCTTCGATCGCTATGTAGCCCAGGTGAGCAGCAACAACGTCCAAGACCTGCAGCAAAAGACCGCGGCGCAGTACAAGCTGTTGGCCTATGGGCGTTGA
- a CDS encoding serine/threonine-protein kinase, whose translation MALRPGAVIGGYRVLQVLGSGGMGTVYLAQNPILPRRDALKVLSADLSTDDEFRARFEREANLAAGLDHPNIVAVYNRGEEAGLLWIAMQYVDGTDAAEEARKGRSVMTPKRALRTVSEVGKGLDYAHRRGLLHRDVKPANFLLSTADGDDEERVLLTDFGVAKSSEDGQDLTATGNFMATVAYAPPEQLVGSSLDPRADIYSLGCSFFKLLTGQNPYPSTMPAVVMMGHLHEPPPKLSAVRPDLPAALDGVIEKVMAKDPVHRYSTCREFIQAAEAALYGAPQFRAPETTYSTDPRAPMTDPRTAIAGYGPPRENTDQRLIETIRSGSERSAARRVLVPAIIAVVIAVSIAAGTFFLTRGGANSPGSGSSLAQVRDNHPEFDGKTITAFNFGNSTLSAVLTPSDQSKFLQDIGFRYSTKYKAVGDEKSPRAMSANSYTTDIDSEVVIVLRSDSQAGNGGLRGLPNGILSSSAKIVVVDDPSAVQAFQVWTGQSVDALVDKMVPTIAKIVK comes from the coding sequence ATGGCGTTGCGGCCCGGCGCAGTTATCGGCGGATACCGGGTACTTCAGGTCCTCGGCAGCGGCGGCATGGGAACCGTCTACCTGGCGCAGAATCCGATCCTGCCCCGCCGGGATGCTCTGAAGGTTCTCAGCGCGGACCTGTCCACCGACGACGAGTTTCGCGCGCGGTTCGAGCGCGAGGCCAACCTTGCGGCAGGCCTCGACCATCCGAACATCGTCGCCGTGTACAACCGCGGCGAAGAAGCCGGCCTGCTGTGGATCGCCATGCAGTACGTCGACGGCACGGACGCCGCGGAGGAGGCGAGGAAGGGGCGGTCGGTCATGACTCCGAAGCGAGCACTGCGCACCGTCTCGGAGGTGGGCAAGGGCCTGGACTACGCCCATCGGCGCGGGCTGCTGCACCGCGACGTCAAGCCTGCCAACTTCCTGCTCTCCACTGCCGACGGAGACGACGAGGAACGGGTGCTGCTGACCGACTTCGGCGTTGCCAAATCCTCGGAGGACGGCCAAGATCTCACGGCCACAGGCAATTTCATGGCGACGGTGGCCTATGCTCCCCCCGAGCAGTTGGTCGGAAGCAGCCTCGACCCGCGGGCCGACATCTACAGTCTGGGCTGTTCGTTCTTCAAACTGCTCACCGGCCAGAACCCCTACCCCTCGACCATGCCCGCCGTAGTGATGATGGGCCATCTACACGAACCACCACCGAAGTTGAGCGCTGTCCGTCCGGACTTGCCCGCGGCGCTCGACGGTGTGATCGAGAAGGTGATGGCGAAGGACCCTGTTCACCGGTACAGCACCTGCCGTGAATTCATCCAGGCGGCCGAGGCGGCGTTGTACGGCGCCCCGCAGTTTCGCGCTCCCGAGACCACCTATTCGACGGACCCGCGGGCACCGATGACCGACCCCCGCACCGCGATCGCCGGGTATGGGCCGCCTCGCGAGAACACCGATCAGCGGTTGATCGAGACGATCCGAAGCGGCAGCGAGCGTTCCGCCGCCAGACGCGTTCTCGTACCCGCGATCATCGCCGTCGTCATAGCAGTGTCGATCGCCGCGGGCACGTTCTTCCTCACCAGGGGTGGGGCGAACTCTCCCGGCTCGGGAAGCAGCCTGGCCCAGGTGCGCGACAATCATCCGGAATTCGACGGAAAGACGATCACCGCATTCAATTTCGGTAATTCCACCCTGTCCGCCGTGCTGACGCCGAGTGATCAGTCGAAATTCCTGCAGGATATCGGCTTTCGATACAGCACCAAGTACAAGGCGGTCGGTGACGAGAAATCACCACGGGCGATGTCGGCGAACAGCTATACGACCGATATCGATTCCGAAGTGGTGATCGTACTCAGATCGGACAGCCAGGCCGGAAACGGCGGACTGCGCGGTCTCCCGAATGGCATCCTCTCCAGCTCGGCGAAGATCGTCGTCGTCGACGACCCTTCGGCTGTGCAGGCATTCCAGGTGTGGACCGGCCAGTCCGTGGATGCGCTGGTGGACAAGATGGTTCCCACCATCGCGAAGATCGTCAAATAG